The proteins below are encoded in one region of Telopea speciosissima isolate NSW1024214 ecotype Mountain lineage chromosome 10, Tspe_v1, whole genome shotgun sequence:
- the LOC122642857 gene encoding guanylate kinase 2-like, with product MLELDFSMGEDQELFLNGLQGVFPVELDSESRGYQTATILGEKIFVIGCSDEGSNLSISIQIFDKSTGKWDAPTVLGIKPTPCKGHSAVLLNKERILILKRDSTPDDCAWFLEVDTPFVREQKKILETEVVAWSKGVKGEGPKPIVISGPSGVGKGTLISKLMKEFPSTFGFSVSHTTRAPREKEKDGIHYHFTERSVMEKAIQEGKFLEFASVHGNLYGTSIEAVEVVTDAGKRCILDIDVQGARSVKASSLEAIFIFICPPSFEELEQRLRARGTETEEQIQKRLRNAKVELEQGKSSGLFDHILINDDLEACFENLKKLLGLDETMETTHQSSPKTLELPIDHLVSETDQKVLIECGTPELGKTSKSLFILDVSSIKGGAPGRTRGLNMYAIDPYADGLNGLKQLQNPVY from the exons ATGCTGGAGCTGGATTTCTCCATG GGTGAAGATCAGGAGCTGTTTCTAAATGGGTTACAAGGAGTTTTCCCAGTTGAGCTTGATTCAGAATCCAGAGGCTACCAGACAGCTACCATACTTGGCGAGAAGATT TTTGTGATCGGGTGTTCGGATGAAGGATCCAACTTGTCGATTAGCATCCAGATTTTTGACAAGTCTACAGGTAAATG GGATGCTCCAACTGTGTTGGGTATAAAACCCACCCCATGCAAGGGTCACTCTGCAGTGCTtctaaataaagaaagaattttGATTCTTAAGAGGGACTCTACCCCGGATGACTGCGCCTGGTTTCTTGAG GTGGATACTCCATTTGTtagagaacaaaagaaaatattggAAACTGAGGTTGTTGCTTGGAGTAAAGGTGTGAAAGGTGAAGGTCCTAAACCAATAGTGATCAGTGGCCCCTCTGGAGTAGGTAAGGGAACACTGATATCAAAACTGATGAAGGAATTCCCATCCACGTTTGGGTTCTCTGTGAGCCACACAACTAGGGCTccaagggagaaggagaaagacGGAATCCATTACCACTTCACGGAACGAAGTGTGATGGAGAAGGCGATACAAGAGGGGAAGTTCCTCGAATTTGCATCAGTCCATGGAAATCTTTATGGGACCAGTATAGAAGCTGTTGAAGTGGTCACAGATGCAGGGAAG AGATGTATTCTTGACATAGATGTTCAAGGTGCCAGGTCTGTGAAAGCTAGTTCTCTTGAAGCAATTTTCATCTTCATCTGCCCACCCTCATTTGAGGAGCTTGAGCAGCGACTTCGTGCACG GGGAACTGAAACAGAGGAACAGATCCAAAAGAGACTGAGGAATGCAAAAGTGGAGCTTGAGCAAGGAAAGTCATCAGGCCTTTTTGATCATATATTGATAAACGATGACCTCGAGGCATGCTTTGAGAATCTTAAG AAACTCTTGGGTCTCGATGAAACCATGGAGACCACACATCAATCAT CTCCAAAAACCTTGGAACTTCCCATAGACCATTTGGTGTCAGAAACGGATCAGAAGGTCTTGATAGAATGCGGAACTCCTGAACTAGGAAAAACATCAAAGAGCTT GTTTATACTCGATGTATCTTCGATTAAGGGAGGAGCCCCTGGCCGGACGAGAGGACTAAACATGTATGCTATAGACCCTTATGCAGATGGTTTAAATGGGCTTAAACAGCTCCAAAATCCAGTCTATTGA